GGCTTATCTTGCTGAGGTCATTGCCTAAGAATTCCGATAGTAGGATTGCTGCCTTATCTTGAATTGTAATCCCTTTTGATTTCGCCTCTAAATTAATCCACTCTGGAATTTCGTTGTCGTAGAAGGTATAGGTTTCAAAGACTTCCGCTTGTTTTACAACTTCCTTATACGCAACTGAACGTTTATCCATTGTTTTGCCCTTTAGGCAAATAACTAATATGGTAGATTTTAGTGGGGATTTAAAGTAAACCTCAAGCTGGTTTATGTTTGATAAGTCTTGAGCTTCTCTAATTATTATAACTTGATAATCAGACATCATAGGAAATCGGCGGCAGGCTGTAATTGCTGCGTCTACCTTGGTATCTTTGCCATATAAAATGGTTAAATTAAACGCCTTTTCAGATTCCGAAAGTACGTCATTAGCAAGTGCATTGGCTATTTTATCAATAAATACAGGTTCATCGCCCATTAAGAGGTAAATGGGTTTAAATTTTCGTGCTTTTACGTCATTTAAAATTCGCTGATAATCAGCGATAATATCTTTTGCTTTTGGTTTTTTTGCCATTTTAGAATCTTAAATGCTTTACAGATTTCCCTCCATTTATAAGTTCTTTAAGGGAATCTATTCCAATAGTAACGTGTTGTCGAACAAAATTTTCAGTGACAATCCTGTCGCTTTCCTTCGTTTTTATGCCCGATGAAATCATGGGTTGATCGGATACCAGAAGTAGGGCACCACTTGGTATTTCATTGGCAAATCCGACCGTAAAGATAGTTGCTGTTTCCATATCTATAGCCATTGCACGTGTTTTTGCCAAGTACTCCTTAAATTCCTCGTCATGTTCCCAGACTCTTCGGTTTGTGGTGTATACGGTTCCTGTCCAATAGTCTTTTTGATGATTTCGAATAGTTGACGATACGGAGCGTTGAAGGTTAAATGCCGGAAGGGCTGGAATTTCAGGGGGCATGTAGGAGTCTGAGGTTCCATCATTTCGAATAGCTGCGATTGGAAGAATTAGATCGCCGAGCTCATTCTTCTTTTTTAGTCCGCCACATTTTCCTAAAAACAGCACTGCGCTAGGATGTATAGCGCTCAGAAGGTCCATTATAAGAGCGGCATTCGGACTTCCCATTCCGAAGTTAATAATCGTTATACCATCGGCAGTTGCCGTGAGCATGTTAGCCGCAGGATCAACGATTTGTGTGTTCATTATCTCACAAAAAATGCGAACGTATCGGTTGAAGTTTGTGAGGAGTATGTGGTGCCCAAAATCTTCAATTTTCTGACCTGTATAGCGTTCCAGCCAGTCACGTACAATTTCTTGTTTTGTTTTCATGTTCATAATCGTTTCGGTTGAATTTAGTGAAAAATTATGGGTTAAAAGAAATTTTTATCTTTAGATGGCAATTTAAGATGTTTATAATCGCCATTTTTTGTTAGCATAAGTTGACATTTAAAAGTAACTGCCTTAACTTGCATAAAAGTTTATTGGTTTGATATGGAGATGTTGAATTTGCCAACCTGCGATTTGAATGTTCGAAGAAATGGAATTAAGAAGGAAATCTTTGATTCCATCCGGAAGCGATTTGTCGTGCTAACCCCCGAAGAGTGGGTTCGTCAGCATTTTATTCAATTCCTTTTGAACGAACTCCATGTTCCAGCCTCGTTGATAGGTGTGGAAACTTCGTTAAAGTACAATGGACTTTCAAAGCGCTCAGATATTGTTGTTTACGACCGTATAGGTAAGCCTGCTATGGCGATAGAGTGTAAGGCAAGTACCGTTAAAATTGATCAGAAGGTATTCGATCAGCTGGCTCGGTATAACATGGTTCTCAATGTTAGTTACCTTGTTGTTACTAACGGTATGGTTCACTACTGTTGCCAAATTAATAAGCTAGACGGTTCGTACTCCTTTCTACAGGAGATTCCTCCATTCGAAATGCTTTAGCATTTCGAAATCAGCGCAAGAGGGTTTATCTTTTGAAGAGTATACTCTCCAAGCCACCCGTTTTTTGTTCTAATCCAGTCTTTTTTAAGACCAATAATTTCGAATTCATGCCTGGAGAATAATCTTAGGCTAGGTTCGTTGTTGTCTGCAATGTTACAAAAAAGTTGGTGCACATGCAGGTATTCGAATGCATACTTTGTGAGAAGTTGTAATGCTTCTGATGCATAACCTTTTCCTCTATCTTCGGTGTTGTGAATAAGAATTCCGACTCCTGCGCGCTGATGAAAGGGGTCATAATCGAAAAGGTCGATTATGCCAACAGGGTAGTTCATGAGAGACGATTGATCCTTGGCTTCAATTATTAAACGAAGCTGCTTGGTTTGGTATATGTCTAGCTGGTAATTTTGAATGTACCGCATTAAGGAGTGCTTTGAAAAAGGTGATAGCGTATTGCTCACTCTCCAAACTTCCATGTTATTTTCCCAAGCATAAAGAAGGTCGACATCCTCCAGTTCTGGAGCTCTTAGTTTTACTTGCTCGTTTTCTAGTTTTATCATGACTGCTGTTTATCAACCAAATTTATTTATTTATTTGATAAAAGGGAATAGCCCTATAAAAAAGGGCTAAAGATATACCTTTAACCCTTTTTATTCTTTTGATTGCGATTACAAGTCGGATGGTGCGAATGTTTGAAGGTTGGTTGCTATTTGTTTTAAGAATGCGCCCCCTAAAGCCCCATCAATTATACGATGGTCGTATGAAAGTGACAATATTGTAATGTGACGTATTCCAATTGTATCGCCTAATGGGCTTTCGATCACTACAGGACGTTTTTTTATAGATCCTACGGCGAGTATTGCCACTTGTGGTTGGTTTATGATTGGCGTGCCGGCAAGGTTGTCGAAGGCTCCTAGGTTCGTTATTGTAAATGTGCCTCCTTGAACTTCGTTAGGTTGTAGCTTAAAAGAACGGGCGCGTCGGGCCAAGTCGTTAACGGCGAAGGCTAAGCCTGCAAGATTAAGTCGGTCAGCATTCTTTATTACAGGGACAATAAGATTGTCGTTCGGTAAAGCTGTCGCCATTCCTAGATTGAGGTCTTTTTTGATGTGTATTTGATCGTTTATGACGGAGCTATTAAGAATAGGATAATTTTTTATTGCATCGACCACCGCGCTAAAAAAGAAGGGTGTGTATGTGAGCTTTTCACCATTTTGTTTTTCAAATTTTCCTTTATTTCGCTCTCTCCAATGTACTATATTGGTCATATCTACCTCTATAAATGAGGTTACATGAGCTGAGGTTTGTTTGGATAGAGTCATATGGTTGGCCGTAAGTCTTCTTAAGCGATCCATCTCTATAATTTCAACGCCGTTCTCAGCCTTCGGATTGAGGGTCGTTGATGGAGTTGCAGATTCCGCTAGTTGGACTTCAACTTTATTGCTACTGTTTAGGTATGATAGAATATCTGTTTTGGTGAGTTTCCCTTCTATTCCAGAACCTTTAATAGATTCCAGTTGATGCTGTGTAAGGCCTTCCTCTTGTGCTATTTTGCGGACAAGGGGAGGTACAAACGCGCCGTTTTTTAGATGCGTAGCAATGTGGTTGGTGGTAACCTCGTTTACTGGTTGGGATGTTGTTGATTGCTCGACGCTGGAGGAGGTAGGTTGTTCTTTAGGTTGTTCTTTTGGGGTATCTGTTTCTTGTTCCTCTCCTTCTATCTCAACAACAGCTAATACTTGTCCCACTTTGGGTATATCTCCTTCGTTGAGTAGCCTTTTGGCTACTTTACCTTCTACAGGTGATGGTATTTCCGAATCGACCTTGTCTGTGGCTACCTCAACGATGGGTGTATCTATATCTACTGTATCGCCTTCTTTAACTAACCATTTCGTTATGGTTGCATCTGTAATACCTTCGCCCATTGCAGGCAGCTTTATTTCGATGAACTTCATGCCAAAAATATTTTTATTCTGATGCATAAACAGCAAGAAACTCTTTTTGTTTGAAGCTAAATGATTGCTTTGGCCTATAATCTGACATAAAAAAAGAAAGCCTACCTTAGTAGACTTTCTCCGATTTGTGTAGCAGTTTGTTGTATATAGATAAAATGTAACAAGCCAAGTTAGGTGTTGACTATTTAGTTTTTGCTGCAATCTCTTTTTTTATTGCAGTAGCCAAACGTTTGATCCCTTCCTCGTTTTTTTCGAGACTCATGAACGAGAAGTTTAGTCTCATTGTATTTCTTCCTTCACCGTTATAGTAGAAGGTTGATCCTGGAACATAGGCCACTTTTTCCTCTATTGCAGTTTGGAAAAGTTCTGTTGTATCAATGAACTCAGGTAATGTAAGGAATATGAATAGACCACCTTCTGGGTTAATCCAGCTTACTTCGCTTGGCATATATTCTTTTAGGCACTTGATAAAATGCTGTTGCTTTGCTTTGTAGGCGTTGATGATAACACTTAGGTTTTTATCAAAAAGACCTTTCTCTATAAAACGAGCAGAAATTCGTTGTACAAAAGCAGGGGTACAAAGGTCTGTGGCTTGTTTCGCGACAACTATTTTATCCAAGATCTCTTCACTCGCAATTGCCCATCCAATTCTAAAACCGGGAACAAATACCTTTGAGAAGGTTCCTAAATGAATAATTCGTTGCGATTTATCTAGCTCTAGCATCGTTTTTTGGGCAGCACCCTCGAATCTTACATCGCGGTAAGGACAATCTTCAAGTATTATAAGATTGTACTTCTCAGCAACAGCGATGATTTCCAACCTGCGCCATTCTGGCATGGTTATTCCAGTTGGGTTTTGAAAATCGGGTATGGTGTAGATGAATTTTGGATGTATTCCTTTGTTTGCGAGCTCAACAACCTTTTCTTCTAGTAAATCGCTTCGCATACCGTATTGGTCTAACTCAATACCTTCAAGATTTGCTCCATAGGAAAGGAATGCGCTTAGAGCACCAAGGTAGGATGGTAGACCGCAAATAATGGTATCACCTGGATTTATGAAGACCTTAGCAGTAAGATCGAGCCCTTGCTGTGACGCAGTTGTAATTATAAGATTCTTTTCCTCTATATTGATACCTTGCTTTTGGTAGCGCTCAACCAATAATTTACGAAGTAGCGCATCTCCTTCTGTAGTTCCGTATTGTAGCGCTAATGCACCTTCCGTTTTTAAAACTTCACTAGAAACTTCGGCGAGTTCTTCAGTTGGGAATAGCGTAGGATCGGGAAGACCTCCTGCAAAGGAGATGATCTCAGGACGTTGCGTTAGCTTTAGAATTTCTCTGATTGCAGAACGCTTCATTCCTTTTATATTGTTCGAAAGTAGATTTTCTAGTTCATTTACCATAATTCTTCCTTTTTGTGGTTTTCGCTTTTAAACTGTATTTTAATATTTGCCTACCTAGGTGCGATGCAATATTCAATAAGTTTATGCGTGGCAATATTACGAAATGAAATCTAAAAACAAATAAAACGTGTAAATTATTTGTAAAAATCTTGTATTAGTGTTTAAATAATAGTTTTTACTCTTTGTTGCTTTATAATCTGAAACAGCAGGACAGGAGATGGTTAAGGTTAATTTTATGAGAAAATGAAGTTAGTTTAAAGTTTGTAGATATTTAGAAATAAAAAAGGTGGACAATCGTCCACCTTTTTCTATAGTATTTTACTCCTATTTTTGGCACTCTGTAGCGTACTGTAGACAACCGCTTTTATTTCCATACTTACAGGCTCGTTGGGCATCGGCGCAGCCGTTTGTCTTATCGTTAGTCTTGAAGTAGGCCATACTTCTGTTGTAGTAGGCTTGTCCATTATTGGGGGCAAAGTTAATTGCTAGCGAAAAACTGTCTATAGAATCTGAAAATCGGCTTAATCCATACTGTGCAAGCCCTAAATTCATGAAAGCATCAGCATTTTTTTCATTAAAAGAAATCGATTTTTGAGCTTCAACAGCGGCTAGTTCGTACTTGTACGCTTGATTTTGCATAAAAGCAATGTTGGCATGAATGGTTGATTTTAGCGAGTCTGAAGCGGAGGGTAGTGCTTTTTCAAACTCTTTTACGGCTTCTTCATACTGTTCTCTAAGACCTAGAACTTTTGCTCTTAGGATTAGTATGTCTGCATCATTGGGGTTTACGGCTATTGATTTATCAACAGCGGCTTGGGCGCTTTTAAGCTGATTAAGGTATGCGTAGCTTGCAACAACGCCTGAAAGAGCGTCTTTTTGAACGGGGTTGGATTTTAGTATATCCTCAAAAACTTTGGCAGCTTCGCTATATTGCTGTGTTTTAAGAAAATTTTTACCCTTATTGATTTTCGATTGAATGTTCTCTTGTGCCGCAACTGTATAACTTGATAACAAGCATATTATCAGCAACGATAGAATGTTTTTCATATTCCCTTTTTTTGTGGTGGTAAGAATTACCAACCGTTATCAGCCAACTCAGTACCTTCTTCTCGTAAACGAAATTTCGTTTCGACTAATATATGTAAATTAACGAAACCTAAAGAGTGTCTCCAAAAGTTTTTTCGAATGGCATCCGGTTTTTGATAGATCGGCCGAGCGTTATTTCATCGGTATACTCTAATTCATCGCCAAATCCAACGCCTCGAGCAATTGTTGATATTTGGATGTTGAACCCTTTTATTTTTCTGAAAATGTAGAAGTTTGTTGTTTCACCCTCCATGTTGGTGCTCAATGCTAGAATTACCTCTTTAACTTCTTCATTGGAAATACGTTCTATCAGGTTGTTTATGGTTAAATCACCAGGTCCAATGCCGTCCATTGGGGATATTAACCCACCTAATACGTGATAAAGCCCATTGAATTGGTGGGTACTTTCAATCGACATTACATCTCGGATATTTTCCACAACGCAGACTACAGCTCGGTCTCTTGAAGTATTAGAGCAAATCTCACATGTCTCGCTGTCTGAGATGTTGTGGCACACTTTACACCGTTTTATTTCGTTTTTTAGGGTGATAAAGGAATGCCCAAAACGTTCAACATCTTCAGTTGCCCATTTGAGCATGTGCAGTACAAGCCTAAGAGCCGTTTTTTTCCCTACTCCAGGGAGTTTTGCAAACTCGCTTACAGCATTCTCTAAAAGCTTAGAGGGGTATTCGTTGATGTTCATTTGTTATGAGTGAGACGCAAAGTTAACGATTTTATTGGTTGATATAGTTGCTAAGGGATGCTGTTCTTTTGAGGATAGATATGAAAAAGGCCCTAGCAATATCGCTAGGACCTTTTTTTGCTATTTGATGGCTTTTAAACGCTCTATTGCTGGCTGGTAATTTTTATTTGCGGCTTTTTCCAACCATTTTTTTGCTATTTCGATATTGATAGGAATTTCTTTGTTATCGGAGAAAATCAACCCTAAGCTATACTGCGCTTCTGTTTGTCCATGCTCGGCTGCTTTTGTGTACCACTCTATTGCTTTGGGAGTATCCTTTTTGAAAAGGTATCCTTTTTGAAGCGAAAGTCCAATATAGTATTCCGCATCGGGATATCCATTTACTCCCGATTTTAGCAGCCATGTAGAAGCTTCTCGGTCGTCGTTAATTTTTATATAGTGCATGGCTAGCTCAAATTGTGCTTTAGGATAGTCTTGGCTTGCTGCTTTTTGTATTTGTTCAAAGGCTTTTGCTGAACTCTTTTCCACTCCATTACCGGTTTCGTACATTTTGCTAAGCAGCAAAAAGGCTTCTGGATTGTTTTTAGTAGCGGCATCAGAGAGCAGCTCGTATGCTTTGTGGTAATCCTGTTCAATACCCCAACCCTGATAGTACAAACGACCAAGAGCCACTTGTGCGTCAATACTACCCGCTGCTTTGGCAAACTGGTAGTATTCTGCTGCTTTCGAGTAGTTTTTATCTATACCTTGACCATTTTCGAGCATTGAACCGTAAAAATATTGAGCGTCAGGATTACCTAATTTGGCTGCTTGCTCTATCCATTGGGCCGATTTTGCAAAACTCTGTCCAACGTAAACGCCATCGTAATACATCAATCCGATCTGAAATTGAGCTTGAGTATTAAGCTGATCGGCTGATTTTAAGTACCAATCGAATGCTTTTTGAACATTCTTCTCAACTCCAAATCCGTTAAAGTACATTGTGCCAATATATAAATCGGCTGTAGCATTGCCTAAATCCGAAGCCTGCTTAAAAAAATCAAATGCTTTGGTGTATTCCTTCTTTACATATTGACGCAGCCCTGCATGGAATTCTCGTTCTCCGCGGTCCTTCGTGTTTTGTGCAAATAGAAATGGAGTTAAGAGTATGAATGAGATTGTCAAGATGACGGTTAGTTGTTTATGCATTGCATTTATTTAATGTTGTAATACCGTTAACGCCAAAAGTAGCCATTTCATTGCTCGAAAAGTGTTGTTATTCCGAATTTTTAAGTTCTTTAAAAATAGCATTCTACTTCTTCACTGTTCTTTCTTCCAATTTGGCTGTTGATGTATCTTTTGCTAAGCTTGTAGCCGAAAAATTTAGCACATGTCTCCACTCTTTATTTCGCTAATTATTGTCCTATACTTTTCGGGTTTGATCTTGATTTCGTATCTAACTACCCGTAAGCTTGATAGTCAAAGTTTTTATAGGGGTACTAAAAAATCTCCCTGGTATGTAATTGCCATTGGGATGATTGGTACTTCCATTTCAGGTGTGACTTTTATATCTGTTCCTGGTTGGGTGTTAACCAAGCAGTTTGGCTACCTGCAGATGGTTTTAGGCTTTCTTTTAGGCTATTTTGTTATAGCTAACGTGCTGTTGCCTTTATACTACAGGCTGAATCTGACATCAATCTACACCTATCTTCGCGATCGATTGGGTTACTGGTCGTATAAAACGGGGGCTTCGTTTTTTTTGATCAGTCGCACCATTGGTGCTGCATTTAGGCTTTACCTCGTATCTATGGTACTTCAGACGCTTGTTTTTGAGCCGTTGGGTGTCCCTTTTTGGGCTACGGTAACCGGAACTATCGGATTGATTTGGCTATACACATTTAAAGGAGGTATTAAAACAATCATTTGGACAGACTTGATACAAACTCTGGCCATGCTTACAACGGTGGTGCTGTCGTTGTTTTTAATAAAGGATGCGCTCCATTTTTCTTTTGGAGAGATGGTAGATGCAATTCGTAGTAGTGCCTATTCTAAGGTCTGGTTTTTTGACGATGTGCGTAGCAGCAGCTACTTTTGGAAGCAGTTTTTGGCAGGGGCATTTACTACCATTGTAATGACAGGGCTCGACCAGGATATGATGCAGAAAAACCTAGCATGCCGAAACCTCAAGGAAGCCAAAAAGAATATGTATACCTACGGGTTCATGTTTTTGCCCATCAACCTCATGTTTCTATCGCTAGGGGCACTCCTGGCGCTGTTTGCTGTAAAAAATGGAATTGCCATACCGGAGCATACGGATAAGTTTTTCCCAATGCTGGCAACGGGAGGTTACTTTCATCCTGCGCTTGGGGTAATATTTATTGTTGGCATAATTGCGGCTGCCTACTCAAGTGCCGATTCGGCATTGGCTGCGCTCACAACCTCTTTCACCATCGATATTTTGGAGGCTGATAAATACGAAGCAGCCAAAACTAAACGTATGCGTTTTAAGGTACACCTTGGACTCTCGTTGGTTATGATCTTGGTGATTTTAGCTTTTAGGTTGATAAATAATGATGCGGTCATTAGCGCGCTTTATACCATTGCAGGCTATACTTATGGACCTCTGTTAGGTTTGTATGCCTTTGGTTTGTTTACTAAGTTGGGAGTTAGAGATAGGGTGGTTCCTTTTTTGGCTTTGGCAGCACCAGCCTTCAGCTACGTTCTTAGCATTAATTCTAAAAGTTGGTTTGGAGGCTACGAAATAGGCTTTGAGCTGCTAATGATTAATGGGCTTTTCATGTTCTTGGGGATGTTAGCCTTCAGTAAGCGAAAATAACTTTTTTATTTGCAGAGGATATTCGGATTTATGCTAGTAAGCAATTCTGTTATTTGAGAACGAAAAAGAAACTTAGATAATATAGTAGAAATAAAGCCGCTCAACATTAATGCTGAGCGGCTTTACTTTATGTCGTCTTTTACTATTTAAACACAAAATGTAGCGGAACAAGGCTTGTTGCAGATGGAAGCTCTACGATTTGTTCCGTTCCGTAGCAAATTACCTTAAACGGTTCTCCGTTGCGCATTTCACTTTCTAAGAGGACCTGTCTACACGATCCACAGGGGTAGACCGCTTGCTTGGTTTGCTCTCTATTTGCAGATGCGGTAACTGCTAGCGCTTTGATCTTTTTGTCTGGATACTGCGCTTGTGCGTAGAATATTGCTGTGCGTTCAGCGCAAATTCCCGAGGGGTAGGCCGCATTTTCCTGGTTGTTTCCAGTAACAATAGTTCCGTCTTCAAGTAGTAGCGCGGCTCCTACCTGAAAGTTGGAGTACGGGGCATACGCTTTTTGCTGTGCTTCTAGCGCCTCCTTTATTAACTCCCTTTCCGAAGCTGATAAGTTCTCCTGATTTTGATGTTCTTTATAGTGAACAGTAAATGTTTTTTCCATGGCTAGAATTAAAAGTAGGGTTATTTCCTGTTTTGATTTGTAAAAATAGGTGTTTGAAACTATTTTAGCACCTATTAAATCGATTTTTTATAATGATTACCCTACGACCACTCGCTTTACTCACTTTCTTGGTGTGCGCTGCAACGTTTGGCTTTGGACAGAAAATGACAAAGGAACAGTACATTGAGAAGTATAAGGGGCTTGCCATTGAGCAGATGAAAAAAAATGGAGTCCCAGCATCAATTATTATGGGGCAGGCTCTGATAGAGTCTGGCAACGGTAATGGTCGTTTGGCAATTGAGGCAAACAACCACTTTGGAATTAAATGCCATAAAGATTGGACTGGTCCTTCCGTTAGGCAGGATGATGATGCACCTCAGGAGTGCTTCAGAAAGTACGATAGTCCTCGAGGTTCGTTCGAAGATCACTCTGCCTATCTCCGAGCAAATAAGCGTTACGCTTTCCTTTTCGATTTGCAGGTTACCGATTATAAGGGCTGGGCATACGGATTAAAGAAGGCGGGATATGCTACCAACCCTCGCTATGCCGAAATTCTAATTAAGCAAATTGAGGATAATCAGCTTTACCTTTTAGATCAGGGTGTAGATATTTCTTTTGCAACAAAGCCATCTACTACGGTTAAAAGCAAAAAGCGAGGTTCTAAGAGTAAGGATGATGAGGTTTTTGTGGTTGATATTTATGATCAGCGGAATGTATCGGAGTGTAATGGAGCTAAATTTATTATAGTTAAGGAGGGAGATACATTTGATAAGCTGGCCGAACAGTACGATATTATGCGCTGGCAGCTTTACAAGTATAACGAGCTCAATTCCGATTCCATTATACGACCTGGGCAGCGTATTTATATCCAACCAAAGAGGAGCAAGGCGTCTAAGGGTAACGATTTCTATACGGCTGTTGATGGTGATAAGATGTATCAGATTGCTCAAAACTATGGGGTAAAGTTGAAGAAACTTTACAAGATGAACGAGATGAAGCCGGGAGATGAGCCAACTTCAGGACAAAAGATATATCTCCGCAGCTATAAATCTGGGAAAAACTGGCTGCAACGGCTGTTTAGCGGCGAGTAGGCAAGATTAAAGGTGATGGAAAACAGCATCATCAGGTTGGCCGTAGTCTTTTGGCTACGGCTTTACTGTAGGCTTTTTTCTGGCTGCTAAAATTCATATATTTACTTTCAAAATATTGGTATGATACCTTTTAAGTTTATGAGCCGAAGTGTAGAGGAAGCTATTTTAGAGGAACTAAGCTTAACCGATGTGTTAGCAGTAGAGCGTACGCACTTGGCGATAGAGCGGACTTTTTTATCTTACTTCCGTACGGCAGTAGTGTTTGCCAGCGCAGGTTTTACGATACTTAAGGTTACCTCTTTGCATACACAGATAATGGAGCTAGGGATAATCCTGTTAGCAATGTCTCCTATTATTCTTTTTGTTGGGATTTGGAGGTTTGTTATTGCCTATAAAAAGGTGAAGCAGCATTACAGACGATTCGTTAAGCATTTTACTGAAAGTAAAGCATAAAAAAAGCCCCATTGGGGCTTTTTTAACGATAATCTTATTGCTACTACCTTTTTCCTGTATTGGGGAATGAAAGAGGGAGACGAACAATCTTTCCAAATTGGGATACAGGCATCTTTGCAGTATATAGAATGTCTTTTCCGTCAATTATTCTTACGGTGCAGATATCGGGATATCTTGCATAAATAACGGCCTCTTTGCCCTTCTCTGCAATGTTTTGAGGCGCTTGGCTTGCTGCGTTATTGGCAACAACTTCAACGGTTAATGGACGACCAGAGAGGTCTCCTTCACCAACAATACCTTTGTTTTCAGAGTATCTGCAAAGGATGCTATTTGATTTGCCATTTTCTGCCTTTGGGGTAACTTCCTGCTGGTAGCTCATGGTATCAACGTAGGTTTTACCGATAAATAGCGACAGGTACTCCTTCTCGAGGCGAGCAATCTCGTTTAATGCAACCTTTAGTGCCTCGCCATTATTAAATACGTTGTCAATTTCACCAGATATGAGGTCGACCCTGCGTTTTCTGAGATTGAATATGAAGTTGGCGGCGTCGGCAGCTTTTGATTCTGCGCTTTTTTCAACCAGCATGTTCTTTTGAACGGGAATCTTTACGAACGAGGTGTCCATTTTTACTCCAGAGAAGAAGGTGGCGTTCTCCTTGTAGATGTTCGGATCGGCACCTAAATCGGTAAATGGAGGCGCAATGTTTACTTCTTTAGAAGGAGTGGTTGCTTCAACATTAGGGACTACAAAGCCTGTAGGAACGATTAATCCCTGTTTCGCCATCTCCAAAAAGCTCATGTCTGTTCCGTATGGAGCATCGGCTGCGTACACGTTACTTCCGTCTGCTTCCTCGTAGGTGCTTCCTGTAATGCTTAGTATCTTATAGTAATCTTTGTTCCCTTGTTCTACATCTGTAATACCAAGATACTTTTGCGCGTACTGGGCATAGGGGCCGCTTTTATAAATAAGACGTGCAACCTTAACCTTGAATGTTAGCGTTGTTTGTGGTAGCGAGTAGATGTAGGCACCAGGTTTTACGCTCTCCGGATTTTGGGCAGGTGTGGTATTCACCATCTTCTGTGCCATGGCACAACTTGTACCCAAAATCAACGTGCTAATAAGTATGTATCTCTTCATACGATAAAAGTTATTTAAAAGTCGTAGAACCTGCATCTCAAACGAGGAGCAGGCCTTAGAGTTTGGATTTAGCGC
The Alistipes sp. ZOR0009 DNA segment above includes these coding regions:
- a CDS encoding SEL1-like repeat protein gives rise to the protein MHKQLTVILTISFILLTPFLFAQNTKDRGEREFHAGLRQYVKKEYTKAFDFFKQASDLGNATADLYIGTMYFNGFGVEKNVQKAFDWYLKSADQLNTQAQFQIGLMYYDGVYVGQSFAKSAQWIEQAAKLGNPDAQYFYGSMLENGQGIDKNYSKAAEYYQFAKAAGSIDAQVALGRLYYQGWGIEQDYHKAYELLSDAATKNNPEAFLLLSKMYETGNGVEKSSAKAFEQIQKAASQDYPKAQFELAMHYIKINDDREASTWLLKSGVNGYPDAEYYIGLSLQKGYLFKKDTPKAIEWYTKAAEHGQTEAQYSLGLIFSDNKEIPINIEIAKKWLEKAANKNYQPAIERLKAIK
- a CDS encoding sodium:solute symporter, with protein sequence MSPLFISLIIVLYFSGLILISYLTTRKLDSQSFYRGTKKSPWYVIAIGMIGTSISGVTFISVPGWVLTKQFGYLQMVLGFLLGYFVIANVLLPLYYRLNLTSIYTYLRDRLGYWSYKTGASFFLISRTIGAAFRLYLVSMVLQTLVFEPLGVPFWATVTGTIGLIWLYTFKGGIKTIIWTDLIQTLAMLTTVVLSLFLIKDALHFSFGEMVDAIRSSAYSKVWFFDDVRSSSYFWKQFLAGAFTTIVMTGLDQDMMQKNLACRNLKEAKKNMYTYGFMFLPINLMFLSLGALLALFAVKNGIAIPEHTDKFFPMLATGGYFHPALGVIFIVGIIAAAYSSADSALAALTTSFTIDILEADKYEAAKTKRMRFKVHLGLSLVMILVILAFRLINNDAVISALYTIAGYTYGPLLGLYAFGLFTKLGVRDRVVPFLALAAPAFSYVLSINSKSWFGGYEIGFELLMINGLFMFLGMLAFSKRK
- the cdd gene encoding cytidine deaminase gives rise to the protein MVSNTYFYKSKQEITLLLILAMEKTFTVHYKEHQNQENLSASERELIKEALEAQQKAYAPYSNFQVGAALLLEDGTIVTGNNQENAAYPSGICAERTAIFYAQAQYPDKKIKALAVTASANREQTKQAVYPCGSCRQVLLESEMRNGEPFKVICYGTEQIVELPSATSLVPLHFVFK
- a CDS encoding glucosaminidase domain-containing protein, which produces MITLRPLALLTFLVCAATFGFGQKMTKEQYIEKYKGLAIEQMKKNGVPASIIMGQALIESGNGNGRLAIEANNHFGIKCHKDWTGPSVRQDDDAPQECFRKYDSPRGSFEDHSAYLRANKRYAFLFDLQVTDYKGWAYGLKKAGYATNPRYAEILIKQIEDNQLYLLDQGVDISFATKPSTTVKSKKRGSKSKDDEVFVVDIYDQRNVSECNGAKFIIVKEGDTFDKLAEQYDIMRWQLYKYNELNSDSIIRPGQRIYIQPKRSKASKGNDFYTAVDGDKMYQIAQNYGVKLKKLYKMNEMKPGDEPTSGQKIYLRSYKSGKNWLQRLFSGE
- a CDS encoding DUF202 domain-containing protein, yielding MIPFKFMSRSVEEAILEELSLTDVLAVERTHLAIERTFLSYFRTAVVFASAGFTILKVTSLHTQIMELGIILLAMSPIILFVGIWRFVIAYKKVKQHYRRFVKHFTESKA
- a CDS encoding DUF4831 family protein produces the protein MKRYILISTLILGTSCAMAQKMVNTTPAQNPESVKPGAYIYSLPQTTLTFKVKVARLIYKSGPYAQYAQKYLGITDVEQGNKDYYKILSITGSTYEEADGSNVYAADAPYGTDMSFLEMAKQGLIVPTGFVVPNVEATTPSKEVNIAPPFTDLGADPNIYKENATFFSGVKMDTSFVKIPVQKNMLVEKSAESKAADAANFIFNLRKRRVDLISGEIDNVFNNGEALKVALNEIARLEKEYLSLFIGKTYVDTMSYQQEVTPKAENGKSNSILCRYSENKGIVGEGDLSGRPLTVEVVANNAASQAPQNIAEKGKEAVIYARYPDICTVRIIDGKDILYTAKMPVSQFGKIVRLPLSFPNTGKR